The Petrocella atlantisensis genome has a window encoding:
- a CDS encoding uracil-DNA glycosylase — MKIQNRQWAKVLEEEFEKTYYKEMWSILEEAYDLEKIYPPKKDVFSAFEITDYNQVKVVILGQDPYHGEGQAHGLCFSVMPDKKIPPSLKNIYKELASDLGILIPDHGYLIDWAKQGILMMNSICTVRAGLPSSHKHLGWERFTDSVIEVLNKREEGMVFILWGNHAIKKEALITNQRHQIIKSPHPSPFSARKGFFGSRPFSHTNNHLIEMGYEAVDWSIQPYSQQIKFDLG; from the coding sequence ATGAAAATTCAAAACAGACAATGGGCAAAAGTGTTGGAAGAAGAATTCGAGAAAACCTACTATAAAGAAATGTGGTCAATACTTGAAGAAGCTTATGACCTTGAGAAAATATATCCACCTAAAAAAGATGTTTTTTCAGCTTTTGAGATCACGGATTATAATCAGGTTAAAGTGGTTATACTTGGTCAAGACCCATATCATGGAGAAGGACAGGCGCATGGACTGTGTTTTTCCGTTATGCCCGATAAAAAGATACCACCTTCTCTAAAAAACATCTATAAGGAACTTGCATCAGATTTGGGTATTTTAATTCCGGATCATGGGTATTTAATTGACTGGGCCAAACAGGGGATATTAATGATGAACAGCATATGTACTGTAAGAGCGGGTTTGCCTTCATCTCATAAGCATCTAGGCTGGGAAAGATTTACAGACAGTGTCATTGAAGTGTTGAACAAACGGGAAGAAGGTATGGTTTTTATTTTATGGGGTAATCATGCCATAAAAAAAGAGGCCTTGATTACGAATCAAAGACATCAAATTATCAAGAGTCCCCATCCATCCCCTTTTTCTGCACGGAAAGGTTTTTTTGGTAGCCGACCTTTTAGCCACACGAATAACCATCTCATAGAGATGGGATATGAGGCTGTGGATTGGTCCATACAACCTTATTCACAGCAAATCAAATTTGATTTAGGTTAG
- the thiW gene encoding energy coupling factor transporter S component ThiW, which yields MMNKLKGNRSLKLSISGMLIALGVVLSTFYIPFGVAKCFPIQHFINVIGAVLLGPAYAVMNAFLISLIRNMLGMGSLLAFPGSMIGAALAGLLYKKFSGQKALSHRMACLGEVMGTGILGGMIAAFMASYLMGNRVGLFFFIIPFGISSLVGSIFSLIIFEATDVLKMMRRWTEKI from the coding sequence ATGATGAACAAATTAAAAGGTAACAGATCATTAAAGCTATCAATCTCAGGTATGCTCATAGCCCTGGGCGTTGTACTAAGCACGTTTTATATTCCCTTTGGTGTGGCTAAGTGTTTTCCGATACAACATTTTATTAATGTGATTGGTGCTGTTTTGCTCGGACCTGCTTATGCGGTGATGAATGCATTTTTGATTTCTCTGATACGCAACATGCTGGGTATGGGTTCTTTGCTGGCTTTTCCGGGAAGTATGATAGGTGCCGCTTTGGCAGGCTTACTATACAAAAAGTTTTCCGGTCAAAAGGCTTTAAGTCATCGTATGGCTTGTTTGGGCGAAGTCATGGGAACCGGTATCTTGGGCGGCATGATTGCAGCATTCATGGCAAGTTATCTGATGGGTAACCGTGTGGGTCTTTTTTTCTTTATCATCCCTTTTGGCATCAGTTCTTTGGTCGGTAGCATTTTTTCACTGATTATTTTTGAAGCTACGGATGTATTGAAAATGATGAGAAGGTGGACGGAAAAAATATGA
- the thiD gene encoding bifunctional hydroxymethylpyrimidine kinase/phosphomethylpyrimidine kinase → MKNILTIAGSDSSGGAGIQGDIKTIASYGHHGLTAITAITAQNTQKIHHIKPIDVGEQLSVMDEDFVISAIKIGMLYTVENIHTVIRWLEDRKCPIVLDPLLCASSGKQLIREEALTAIKKLFSRVSLITPNSFEAQNITGIQIKNTVDMEMSCKKLYQKYHTPVLLKGGHFIWEDQAIDYFYDGNKMRTYTDKRLESNCTHGTGCCLSSAIACELASGKTLNLAISGAKKTVTKAIRDGYLVGQGEGVVHVLGI, encoded by the coding sequence ATGAAAAATATACTCACGATTGCCGGCTCAGATTCCTCTGGTGGCGCAGGGATACAAGGTGACATAAAAACCATAGCATCTTATGGCCATCATGGATTAACGGCGATAACGGCGATAACAGCTCAAAACACCCAAAAAATCCATCATATAAAGCCCATTGATGTTGGTGAACAACTCTCTGTTATGGATGAAGACTTTGTAATTTCGGCCATCAAAATAGGTATGCTCTATACCGTGGAGAACATTCACACTGTAATAAGATGGCTTGAAGATCGAAAGTGTCCCATTGTCCTAGATCCTTTGTTGTGTGCATCATCAGGAAAGCAACTTATTAGGGAAGAGGCTTTAACAGCTATAAAAAAGCTTTTTAGCAGAGTATCCCTTATTACACCCAATTCTTTTGAAGCCCAGAATATAACCGGTATCCAGATTAAGAATACGGTAGATATGGAAATGAGTTGTAAAAAACTCTACCAAAAGTATCATACACCGGTTCTATTAAAAGGCGGTCATTTTATTTGGGAAGATCAGGCCATTGATTATTTCTATGATGGCAATAAGATGAGAACGTATACAGATAAGCGCTTGGAGAGTAATTGTACACATGGCACAGGTTGTTGCCTTTCTTCAGCCATTGCATGTGAATTAGCATCCGGCAAAACACTTAATCTGGCAATATCCGGAGCGAAGAAAACGGTCACAAAGGCCATACGAGATGGCTATCTTGTGGGTCAAGGTGAGGGGGTTGTTCATGTACTTGGCATCTAA
- the thiE gene encoding thiamine phosphate synthase, protein MYLASKKPIIHFLTNYVTMQDVANMCIASGGRPIMSDASMEFEEIIPKVDGVVINIGTADQLRFDKMDHAHRIAKAHNKILLLDPVGCNASRFRLDYCIQSLKNGGISILKCNAHEAKALLNEEISPTFVGVDSQTVMGEQHHELVRNLWKKFEVYNLELIVIITGATDYIASSKGAWELTGGSVLQQRITGTGCMLNSLIITRACASSMDRHEAILKALDCMNRSSQMAAKWIVHQQRLGLYKQQLLDEVAKRSAPIYLITQETVDEQTFLYSCMPKTKLALQSGVGYLQYRVKDKAWEEKLRESRQLQALAREYGTTFIINDDVRLAKEIGADGVHLGIQDISIREARLELGPNAVVGATAKTIQQARCAAKNGADYLGVGALFSSPTKKDALPMDLTTLQSIYNHISLPLYGIGGITPNLLTQEYTKYLDGVAMVSTIYQEKNENITKKIHQIRENF, encoded by the coding sequence ATGTACTTGGCATCTAAGAAGCCGATTATTCATTTTTTGACCAATTATGTCACCATGCAGGACGTAGCAAATATGTGCATTGCATCCGGTGGACGACCCATCATGTCGGATGCTTCGATGGAGTTTGAAGAGATTATTCCTAAAGTGGATGGTGTTGTAATCAACATTGGGACAGCAGATCAACTACGTTTTGATAAAATGGATCATGCTCACCGTATCGCTAAGGCACATAATAAAATACTACTTCTGGATCCGGTAGGCTGTAATGCTAGCCGATTTAGACTGGACTATTGTATTCAATCATTGAAAAACGGTGGGATATCCATTTTAAAATGTAACGCTCATGAAGCAAAAGCTTTACTAAATGAAGAAATCAGTCCAACTTTTGTGGGTGTGGATAGCCAGACCGTTATGGGTGAACAACATCATGAATTGGTACGAAACCTGTGGAAAAAGTTCGAAGTATACAATTTAGAACTGATTGTAATCATAACCGGTGCTACGGATTATATAGCCTCATCAAAAGGCGCTTGGGAACTTACGGGTGGTAGTGTTTTACAACAACGCATTACGGGTACAGGTTGCATGTTAAACAGTTTGATAATCACACGTGCATGTGCATCAAGTATGGATCGACATGAAGCCATACTAAAAGCCCTCGACTGTATGAATCGGAGCAGTCAGATGGCTGCTAAGTGGATTGTCCATCAACAGCGATTAGGACTATATAAGCAACAACTCTTAGATGAAGTGGCTAAAAGAAGTGCGCCCATATATCTGATTACTCAAGAAACGGTAGATGAACAGACATTCTTATATTCATGTATGCCAAAGACCAAATTAGCATTACAATCCGGTGTAGGGTATCTTCAATATCGTGTGAAAGATAAAGCGTGGGAAGAGAAACTAAGAGAAAGTCGACAGTTACAGGCCTTGGCTAGAGAATATGGTACAACTTTTATAATTAATGATGATGTCCGCTTAGCCAAGGAGATTGGAGCTGATGGCGTTCATCTAGGCATACAGGATATCTCGATACGGGAAGCTAGGCTTGAACTGGGTCCAAATGCAGTTGTGGGTGCAACGGCCAAAACCATACAGCAGGCCCGATGTGCAGCTAAGAACGGAGCGGATTATCTTGGTGTTGGGGCACTTTTTTCTTCACCGACAAAAAAGGATGCACTACCAATGGATTTGACAACACTACAGTCCATCTACAATCATATTTCTTTGCCTCTATATGGCATTGGAGGTATCACGCCCAACCTATTAACACAAGAATATACTAAGTACTTGGATGGTGTCGCTATGGTATCGACCATCTACCAAGAAAAAAATGAAAACATAACAAAAAAAATCCATCAAATAAGAGAGAATTTTTAG
- the thiC gene encoding phosphomethylpyrimidine synthase ThiC codes for MQTYTTQMNAAKQGIITDVMRTVAEKEHMDVELLREKVAKGTVAIPANRNHLSIDPEGVGEGLRTKMNVNLGISKDCNDPEMELEKVRVALDMGVEAIMDLSNYGKTEQFRKELIKMSGAMIGTVPVYDVFGFFEKELKDVRPEDFLAMVRKHGEDGVDFVTIHAGMNKRASETFLENPRLMNLVSRGGSLMFAWMRLTGYDNPYFEYFDDLLDICAEFDITLSLGDACRPGGLADSTDASQIQELITLGELTKRAWAKDVQVIIEGPGHMSMDEIKANVLLEKKLCHGAPFYVLGPLVTDVAPGYDHITGAIGGAIAASAGADFLCYVTPAEHLRLPTVEDMKEGIIATKIAAHAADIAKKTPHARDWDNQMSKARVDLDWNRMFELAIDPTKARAYREHAELEDETTCSMCGKMCAILNVKEALK; via the coding sequence ATGCAAACTTATACAACTCAAATGAATGCAGCAAAGCAAGGCATAATTACGGATGTTATGAGAACAGTAGCTGAAAAAGAACATATGGATGTAGAACTTCTAAGAGAAAAAGTTGCAAAAGGAACCGTTGCTATTCCGGCCAATCGTAATCATTTATCCATTGATCCTGAAGGTGTCGGCGAAGGACTGCGAACCAAAATGAATGTGAACTTAGGTATATCAAAGGATTGTAATGATCCTGAAATGGAACTTGAGAAGGTCCGTGTTGCACTGGATATGGGTGTAGAAGCCATTATGGACTTAAGTAACTATGGAAAAACCGAGCAGTTTAGAAAAGAACTGATCAAAATGTCAGGAGCCATGATCGGCACAGTGCCAGTATATGATGTCTTTGGATTCTTTGAAAAAGAGCTTAAAGATGTAAGGCCAGAAGATTTCTTGGCGATGGTACGTAAGCACGGGGAGGATGGTGTGGATTTTGTGACCATTCATGCCGGTATGAACAAAAGGGCGTCAGAAACATTTCTAGAAAACCCACGACTTATGAACTTGGTTTCACGAGGTGGCTCCTTGATGTTTGCATGGATGCGGTTGACCGGATATGATAATCCCTACTTTGAATATTTTGATGATTTACTAGATATATGTGCAGAGTTTGATATTACACTGAGTCTAGGTGATGCTTGTCGACCGGGAGGTTTGGCTGATTCTACTGATGCCAGCCAGATTCAGGAATTAATTACGCTTGGAGAACTCACAAAACGAGCATGGGCTAAAGATGTTCAAGTGATCATAGAAGGACCGGGTCATATGTCTATGGATGAGATTAAAGCCAATGTGTTGCTTGAGAAAAAATTGTGTCACGGTGCACCATTTTATGTGTTAGGTCCATTAGTAACCGATGTCGCACCAGGATATGACCACATCACCGGTGCTATAGGCGGTGCAATTGCTGCATCTGCAGGTGCGGACTTCTTATGTTACGTAACGCCTGCTGAACACTTACGCTTGCCTACGGTTGAAGATATGAAGGAAGGTATCATTGCAACAAAGATTGCAGCTCATGCGGCTGATATCGCTAAAAAAACACCACATGCAAGAGATTGGGACAATCAGATGAGTAAGGCTAGGGTTGACTTGGATTGGAATCGTATGTTTGAATTAGCCATTGATCCCACAAAAGCACGGGCTTACCGTGAGCATGCAGAACTTGAAGACGAAACAACCTGTTCTATGTGCGGAAAAATGTGTGCCATATTAAATGTAAAAGAAGCATTGAAGTAA